The genome window AGACGGCTTCCGTATTCGCTGGGCGAATTACGGGAAACCAGAACCTCTTGCTCGGCAGTATCGCTATACGAATGGCAACTTCATCGTCGATAGCGAACTACCCAACTGACCGGGACTCCTTCAGCACATTCTGCAGTTGCGCGGAATCCGCATGCGAGTCTTGATCTGCTGTCGGCGACGTCGCCGACCGGTGATACCGCCTGAAGGACCGAATCGATCTGATAAGTTTTCGGCGGGAGAATTGCGTCCCGGCAGTCGATCCCAAGTCGATAGTTTTTGTTTGACATAATACCTATTATCGTTTTATTAGGGTCGGAGTTAAAAGTTACAGTCCGGACTAGGCAAGCATGTCGGTTTCCGGCGACGCCGAAATAATACAAATAAGCCTTCGGTCGCAACGGCTTTCCAGTGCCGGTAATTTGTGCAGCAGCCCATTACACAATTATCGTGGTGGCACGACATGCTTGACGACACCTCACACCCGCCTTGGTGTGAGCATACAGATCGAAACGGTTGCCCATGTGTGCGCCAGCGACGTTCGCCAACTTCTAACGCCACCGTAGTCGGATCTCCTTGGCGAAAGCGTCACGTCCCCACTTCAGGCCGATTGGTGATTCGCTTATCAATGACTGAATCGCTGTTGAATTGATGCTAAAATTGATGCGGAAAAGCATCAAAGGAGCCATCATGCGTACCACCGTCACCGTCGACGACGCTCTCTATGCGCGCGCACTCGAACTCGCCGAACCTGGCATTCCGCCGGCCGAGCTATTCCGGGCGGCACTTGAAACCTTCGTGCGCGTCCAGGCCGGTCAACGCCTGGCCGCCCTGGGCGGTCGCGCGCCCGACATGGCAGATGTCCCGCGCCGCGCTCCTGAGGTCATTGCCCGATGAGTGTGTTGGTCGACACGTCCGTGTGGGTCGAGCATTTCCGGCGGTCACTACCAGCGCTTATCCAACTTCTGAGCGTCGATAACGTCCTTACACATCCACTGGTGATGCTTGAGCTCACGTGCGGGACGCCGCCCGAACCGCGGGCACGAACGCTGGGAGATCTCGCGTTATTGCGCCAAACGCGCCGCGCGACGCCAGGCGAAGTAGCGGACTGGATCGAGCGGGAACGGCTGTATGGGCGCGGATGCGGTGCCGTGGATTGCACGCTGCTTGCATCGGTGCTGTTGACCCCGAACACCCGACTCTGGACGCGCGATCGGCGGCTCGCGCAACTGGCAGAGCAATTCGGGGTTCACTACGAACCGCCTGACCTGCATTGAGCGAAGCAGTTGCGGACTTCTTTGCGCGGTCTGTCGCCGTGCCTAGGCGCGGTCCCGCTTCGCTCCTCGCGGTTAGGCCGCCCGCTTCTGGGCGGGCCGCCCATCCGTGCGGCAAGTGCCAGAAAAACCAGATTAGCCTACCGGCCTACCTATTCGTTGCACGTCCGCAGTGCGTGGCGTTGATAGGTCACGGCCCGTTACCAATCCAGAATGCCTTTTAGCGCCTGCTCCATCTCTTTCTGCTTTGGGGACATAGTGTGGTGGTCGACCCATCCCGGACGCTGCGTTAAGTTTCGCATGCGTCGAGCTGGTCGCGCGGCGGGCTGAATCGAACTGAACCGCTAGTAAAGCAGGGGCAGTTGGCGTGGATCTCGTGTGGATACCGAGACGAGGTCGACATCCTTCCCGACACGTTGCATCCAGGCAATGACGGGGACGCGCACCCCATCAACGATTAAGTCGAAGGCAAACGCTTCGAACATCTCCCCATATCCTCGCCATCGCCGAGAAGGTATGCATATTGCACCGTCGCCTCATCTTTCCCCAGCCAACATAGGAGAACCGATGAGCGATCCCACCGCAAATTCCGGGACGACTGCGAAAGCGGTGCCGTCCCCACGAGCCCCCCATCTGCGCGCGCTGGCGAACTGTATCCGCTTCCTCGCCATGGATGCAGTCCAGAAAGCCAACAGCGGCCATCCTGGTGCGCCAATGGGGTTGGCTGACGTCGCGACGGTCCTGTTCAAGGAGTTCATGCAATTCGATGCATCGGACCCTCACTGGATCGACCGAGACCGGTTCGTGCTTTCCAACGGACACGCGTCGATGCTCCTCTACAGCCTGCTCTATCTGACG of Burkholderia sp. NRF60-BP8 contains these proteins:
- a CDS encoding type II toxin-antitoxin system VapB family antitoxin produces the protein MRTTVTVDDALYARALELAEPGIPPAELFRAALETFVRVQAGQRLAALGGRAPDMADVPRRAPEVIAR
- a CDS encoding type II toxin-antitoxin system VapC family toxin, producing the protein MSVLVDTSVWVEHFRRSLPALIQLLSVDNVLTHPLVMLELTCGTPPEPRARTLGDLALLRQTRRATPGEVADWIERERLYGRGCGAVDCTLLASVLLTPNTRLWTRDRRLAQLAEQFGVHYEPPDLH